The sequence GATAGCGCTTGGCTTAGCTCAAGTAGATAAATGTTGACAATGAATAGCGCGATAACGCtttttttattcaatcaaaattatCGAAAGTAATGCAAAccagaaacaaaatattattaattaatattttaatcattaaaaattattaacgatttggaACCACAACACTCATATTACgctattatctagctacttatattaccagatattttcatttgacataAATTTTCTTATCGTAGTTGTTCTCGAGTTTGGAAGCtcgtcggtgaccaccgtggcagacAACCTTGCCGTATAATAACAAGTAAAATTCATGCTGGAGATTTTTAATTTGGTTCAATTATAATCAATGTTATTCATCGTATATAAGTCGAAGTTAGAgactattttcctattatcaatgttttaccTTCAAAGTAAGTGTGCACTTACAATAAATAGGAGATTTCTTCGCGCCCtcttaaatgattaataataaaataaattcaacaagCGAAGTCGTAAAGGAAACGAACGTTAGTTAAATTTGGTTAAAGTCACGAACTTAGTTGCTAACCTAATACTACCGAAACAAGCAGCGGTAGGTAACATCAAGCGTTATTTTCGTCACATTCACAAGTCAGTTGCCGCGTCCCGTGAACAATCGCAACGAACGACGAAGACTATCACTGTTATCTCTCATCCGCGTGCAGAAACAACGTTGAATAATGAACGACAATTGCATAACGGTCGAGAGTCAGGGGATTTACCTGGGTCGGTTGCGTCAGGATGGGCAGCCTAGCGTTCAACCTTCTCCGAGATTCGCGGGATAAGGACCGATAGCAAATGATTCCGGCCACGCAGAGTATCAGAAAGACCATGAAGATAATCCCGATCCAGGATGAACCTTTTGGTTCTTGCACCGCGTCGTTGCAATAAGCAGACGAATAAAATGCTCCCGAATGATAGGGCCCGTAAGGACCGTAAGGGTTCAGTGGCGGATAAGGTGGTGGCGGTGGATAATATATGTACGGAGGATGATACGGAGGATGCTGTTGATGGAACCTAGCGTTGTCACCGTGGTGGTCTTCAGTAGAGGATCCTGTGCGAGGCGGAGATCGACAAGGCGAATTCGCGGCGCACATCTACGGCGCTGACGATTCAAATATCGTTTTCCTTTTACCGGACATTGGGGTGAAAGTCAGTTGACAATGACAGTTACACTTCTTCGTATCAATGGAACCATAATTTCAATGTATAACTGTTTTGGACAGTAGGTTAGGTGTCCTGATCAACAGGCAAATTTTGACTCGGATAATGTTCAGGGAGCTGTTTTGGAATTGCCGTTTGTGTTATACAGGGTGTGGATGTTGTAAAGAGTTATCGAAGTGTTTTTTTCAGGTGTGCAGGTGTAAGAAATGTTGTCATATGTCATGTTGTAGAAACGAGTCTTGatcctcggaccttgaaaactGTAGCTACGAATTAACGCTTAACCTTTTGCCTAGCTCTTTcgtaaatattagaattattctggctttaataatttattagacacaaagaagaattttatgttCATCTATGTCtatgttaattttgaaatatgataattgataacaaaatcaTTATGTTTCGTTCGAAGTCAAGATAGTTAAtgagtgaaatattaaaaatataataaaacggcTCCAGTCATCAACTGATTCGTGTATGTAACCACTGCTCTGTATTCTTTAAACGTGTTCTGACCTTGTTAATTTCACATGATTTGCTGATTGAGTTTCTTCATTACAGTTTGTTCTCCTGCTAGAAACACTAAATAGTATTCTATTGGCTTTACGAATCAGAAGTATTTGACAATTAAATAAACGAGATGTATTTGCTTGAAGAAACGGCGAGCATGCACTTAATGTATGGTCTTGCTGAATATAATTTAGCTGAAGCAAGACGAGAATTCTACGATGTagattatcatttttataatatgaaatctGCGGTTGTTATTAAAGTCAATCAACGAGAAAAGACACACACTTATTTGATAgttaaaatagttaataaacGTAACTAAATGaagttaataaatttgttaacatTCTATGTAGAAAAGTCATTATTGAAACACAAAAATGACTatagatttcaaacaaaatcaaATAGAATAGATGttctatgaattattataataatgttcatataaattcttttcattACTTTTGTATCCACTCTAAAAATGAGTCCCACATCTTAtagtacaccctgtatatcgaaACTACTGATTGAAATGCAACTGTTGATTCGATTGTAAATTACTTCCTGTAATTCACTGTAATCTCAATTGCAAATTAGTGGCAATTAACGATTATAAAAAGTACTTTGCAATTGAATTAactattacattttaatcgttgTTGGTAATGTGTAATGAAATTACCGTTTGCTCCATTCTGGTGCGTGCCTATATGGGTTTGGAATGTGTGTGAGAGCGGAGAGGATAATCGGATGATCTTCTCAATTGtagtatttcattcaatttaacaaatcttctaaacgacgcaatgaaaaaatgaaattataacgaGTTACTAAGTTCCTTAATATAATGTTGTAACTTATAACGTTAATTAACAATATCTGGAGGATTAACctcattttctttatgtaaaatataggattaggatcgttaaaaatatgtattacaatCGTTACGTTAAACTATTATccagttatttataattattaaagtagGAGAAAAATTCTGGGTATACTCTGTGTTCATGTTCattctgaagtataataattgataacagaaaaataatatttatgattgttGAATTTAACCCGTTGTCCTATGTTTTCTTTCATAAATGCGCTCGCTAAGATaactttatccttaataattttccaGAACATAAAGAAAAATTCCCTATTCATCTGTATTCTCCTTTACTTCagacataataattaatagaaaaatagtatttaattcgaACCCAAAATAATTAAGTGACATTTCAATTTTGTAACTTCCGTTTGAGAACAGCTTCACGAGTTTGACTTGATGTTATATAGCAAAGACGTTATTAGGGtaacacgttattataaagcaaggggttaaaggttcGAATCGCGGCCGGTTTTCAAGTCTCCAAGCTCAGAGCTCATTTTtgcaacaccaattgcacctaAAAGAGACGTTTAGAAAAGCTGTTTTCGGTGATACACCTTGCATTTACAACTGTCAAACCTTTAAAGCAATAAAAGTGCACTGCAACCTTCATCCCCAACCGCTTTTATGTCCCGTCCTACAATTTCATCCATCGTAAAATTTGCTGGGAACGGTCACTGCCATTTTGTAATTCCAATACCTGCGCACTCTAAGGTTTACGATACCTCAACCGTTACAAAGAAACAGTAAGATTTTCTGCTGTTAATTAGAATTCCAAATTTCTGTGGCCATAAATAACTGAAGTGGAACGTGTCGCGTGAAAGGAACACAGGAATAACTAGAATCTTAAGAATGGGGAAAACTTCAGGTATTCATATTATACATTCAAATCACAACGTGAAAGGACAATAGTAGAAATTCTACAATTATGGAAGTTAGCGGAACAGGAAGAAATCTGTCTCGACGGGATCCTATTTATTGTAGGCAATCGAGAATAAAGAATCCATCCGggtagtaattaattaatatttaatcaataaaagtgtatgggaaattaattaatatttaatcaaattaaatatttgataaatctaatTAATAATGTGAGAGTATAATTTTCTATCCACAATTCACTATACAAACCCCCTGTTAGTATACtttaatttttggaattttcataTGTAAAGTTAAAGACacatttaatgtatttttttaagttaaacatttcttaatttgaattaaaattatttaattgtaaggaatagtataaaatgaaataaatttaatatttactttatttaaattagaattgATTAAACAAATTTGTTGTTGACTTCGGTTTGTATAGAATAGTCCATACAAGTATATAATTGCATTAAACATTCACAGTTCATTGAAAAAACctttaattctttataaaagatgattgaaattttttaaattgatttctttgaaaactCAGTTGCAATATAATtaacagtattattaatattacaatgtattaTATTGAAACCTTAAGCACTAAGAAAGaagttaataattgataataatttaatataacaaaatatcaaCTTTCTTTACCTTCCCTGAGGTCTataattttttccaaaattcattccaattaattgttaaaatttatttttatttaacgaaaGTGATAGCAAGATAAAAAAATACCAAGAAGGGTATCTGCTACAGTTACTGAACGACATAAAAAAACTTTTTAACCTCGTTGAGGTTTCTAGCAATGAGTGACcccattttgtatattaaccctttgaggtcgTATTAATTTTATGTGCAAACGAAGTTCATGACttactattaaattttacacCATACAgtaatatatctttattttacataaattattttaataataaatattttaattttttaacttttatttatgatatataattttgtattttaatttttttcattgtaGACAACCAGGATGGTGAAAGTTCTGTCACGCATAGTTCGCCacaaccgcaaagggttgataaaagaattaatatttgcatattttattgatatttactaCTCTAATTAAAATGTGGATGCTGACTTACTCTATGATTGAGATCAATGACATCTTCCTCGAGTGAGATATCGCTGTACATATCGTCCGCGGGATCACAGTTGGAGCCTCTGCCCGAGCTATTGAAACTGCCGCTTCGATATAGCTGGCTGTAATGACAGTAAAAATTGTTGGTTACATAATATCGCAACAGTGATCATTTACGAACGCTAAAATTTGCAACAAATTCCAAAGCATATTTCAGCGATTTTCAAAAACTTTGgaatgaagtttaatatttctgATAAATAGAAATTCAATGAACTTTTCGATTATTGTTAGaacaaaagtaattttttttGGCGATTTTATAGGTTGTGGAAACGAAAAAGTAGAATACAAtgcaattacaattaaaaattatgaaataaagttgaaataaatttttaattgtaagtagatactaatattaataaaaatgtagaattatCTCTAAACATTGAGAAAAATTTCTagcaattactattattatattacgtcTATAATTCACACAATTTTTACATTGTaccaaatattacattattttacagtTACCAAACAggcagaaatatttattattttattaatattagatattcCAACGAATAAACCGTTATTCTTTTTTActaattcataatatattttaaatacaacaaatttttaaatctttttccTTCTCATTTTACAATATCCTTCTTTTTGAAAATgccgttaaaaaatattacaaattagtGGCCATAATTTTCTTGATCAAAGACTGTTTATGCAATGAAGTTGATGTGATGAACATGTCAATAAACACTTATGTGTCGTTACTGGCTGTTTGATATGTCTTGTGCTTTCGTGTATTTCTTAATCAGCTTGGATATTTTCTGATACTCGTAAAAGCGTAAAAGGAAATGGGATGCTGTAGCGCGTGTGCAGGCAGCCGATGCCCACGCTTTAGAAAGTCCGCGGCGTTTCGTGTTTCATGAAAGGATCGACTTGAAAATTACCGGTCGAATAAGGATACCCTGTGAAATCTCATTCCACGAATTACGAATTCTTTGTCGCTGAGTTACGTCGCGGCTATTGTTAACCCGTGACGTCAATGTGTCGACTTGTATATCGAgggagaatttttaaaattaatctaGAATAAAATAGTGTTCctgctaaccctttgcactagaaactatttcattaaaaatattcgattttgttaaattcaattattcatctTCCTTAtcttattaagaatatttaaaaacaatattcgacattttccgatgacATATAGACGATGTATTTTTAAAGCTGACAtaacgttaacactaaaactactgagcagttaaattgactttgtgAAAATAGAAGTTTCTTACAGaagctccaagagtgcatctactgagatttttaataatttacactTGAGTTTGAGTACTGATAAATCAGTGTCTTCAGTGATAtctcagagaattatctgttatcttttcaatagtCGTAAAAagtagaaatcaggaatggaccATTTGATCTGTCTGGTAATTCTAACGTCGATTCACATGTAAATTacggaacaaaactattttattcggCTATATTTCGTATAGCGACACATAATGCAAAAtcgaatgtaaaatattaagttttatcaTGCAAGATTTTTTAATCTCACGACTATTAGAGACCGTAATGCAAGGAGGGATACAAATGACATTGAAGGCGATTCAACTATGCAAATCAATTCAAACTTGAAGCCACTCGTGGTTCAACCAAGCTCGAACTTTAAGCTGCACTCAATCCTCTTTGTAGAAGTTCGAACGTTGCTCGAATATCGAGCAGCTTGCGCTAATTTCTGGCCTAAACTAATTAATCTTTTTCCCCGACCTAACTAAATTATAAGTTTTAAACGCGAGTTTGTGAAAAGAACGTGATGACGTAAGGAagtgaattttataatgtaagtgttaatattattggaAGATCAATTAAAGTCATTGATGGAAGTCTTCGAACATCttgttaaaatgtataatataatttattatattttctgtattaatagtttaatagcttagtatatataatttaacaatttattgtattacagtagaatatttatgatatataatataatttcactcCAGCATACCTTTTCctattgaaaaattgtacagAAAATTGAAAGTGTAATTCATTGTgcgataaaaattaaaaaacaaaaattcgagtaaaaatatataagaaacgcTATTAAAGGAAAGAACAGTATTTAGAATCATTTAAATAAAGGCACGACATAGAGTTGTCTTCTTTTCATGGAAAAGAATGCTTTTTAAAGCTTTTCCATGTCCACAGATTCTGTATTTGATATCAGTGAATTTGAAATTGCTTTTTGATAAACTATCAGAACCAACTTAAATGTCATGGTATGTAGCTGATTCTTGACTGACTCTATATAAGTTTGAAAACGCGTaaaaagttcgtgcggttttcttgttagcagtGAATTGAGATGtgatttcaattagtattttactagattaattaatgaaattggtattagcagcgAGTTACATTTATGCCGTTggtattgaataaaataaaattattttataaaaacgttctctgtgtttaaattttcgTTTACGAATTAGCACAAACTTTTTCCTAATATAATAGGTTGATACATATGAAACTAAACACGTatgatcatttcaaatattaagtttatccgttaattattaaattaattatatattccaATCTAATTATATTCGAAAAACATTAGATGATTGTATATTGTATGTAGTTTGATCCTGAATATTTCAATGCCTACTCTACTGTATCAACTGAGAGTCTTAGAAAAAATTTCAATCTTAATATCAACagtgtaaataatattcacttctTTTCAGTTGAAATCAACTACTTTTCcatttatcattaatattcaattattaaggTACACATAGATTTATAATGAACTTCTCTTTCTTTTAAGAAATGAATAACAATTAAGAAAGTCTTGTGAACATAGTTGCCAGAGaaatcatattattaaatataattatactattGGTACGTCATGTTATtatgaataaacatttttttaatttattttacgatAATGTACAATGTAAGTCTTTTCATGCTGAATAACGAACAGACCAcggatttcttttgtttatgcCGTATAACTTAATCAactctataaatattaaaatatattcattttaaatcaaaatagaaattttcataaatatacactgtgtaataattaataaagataatttCACTTTTCACGGATACGTTTGTCTCTTAT comes from Nomia melanderi isolate GNS246 chromosome 7, iyNomMela1, whole genome shotgun sequence and encodes:
- the LOC143174681 gene encoding uncharacterized protein LOC143174681 — its product is MCAANSPCRSPPRTGSSTEDHHGDNARFHQQHPPYHPPYIYYPPPPPYPPLNPYGPYGPYHSGAFYSSAYCNDAVQEPKGSSWIGIIFMVFLILCVAGIICYRSLSRESRRRLNARLPILTQPTQGR